The following coding sequences lie in one Nonomuraea muscovyensis genomic window:
- a CDS encoding acyltransferase family protein, translated as MNEPAVEPTPPTGSAVEPAPLTEPARRDTALDGIRALAALGVWVLHVAGNTGVMYRDGMFAWMTTRLGIAVPIFFLLSGLLLYRPWAKAVLLDSPAPRPGRYLWRRALRVMPAYWVVTVLALAAWSWSTLDWADWATWLLLLQNYFEQGRAPEGLYQMWTMPIEMAFYVVLPALAWLLHRWTRLGGPAANRPLRLLAGIAVLPVVSVLSVVLTHTLEQPQLALWLPHHLIYFAAGMAMAVLSVWIKEHRAVDALAPQLLVLALLMYVVLSTELAGPRTLTLPDMGQSLWRMALETAVAVLVVAPFALASRHDSLRHRVLGNPVTAYLGRISYSFFLWHAPVITLYYKATGTEAFSGDFVKVAILTFAGTMLVSVASYHLIEENALRLTGRSSAPAPPPEAPASRPAAPVP; from the coding sequence GTGAACGAGCCCGCCGTCGAGCCCACCCCGCCGACCGGCTCCGCCGTCGAGCCGGCGCCGCTGACCGAGCCCGCGCGCAGGGACACCGCCCTCGACGGCATCCGCGCCCTGGCCGCGCTCGGCGTCTGGGTGCTGCACGTCGCCGGCAACACCGGCGTGATGTACCGCGACGGCATGTTCGCCTGGATGACGACGCGGCTGGGCATCGCCGTCCCGATCTTCTTCCTGCTCTCCGGCCTGCTGCTCTACCGGCCGTGGGCGAAGGCCGTCCTGCTGGACTCGCCGGCGCCCCGGCCGGGCCGGTACCTGTGGCGCCGCGCGCTCCGGGTGATGCCGGCCTACTGGGTCGTCACGGTGCTCGCCCTGGCGGCATGGAGCTGGAGCACCCTCGACTGGGCCGACTGGGCCACCTGGCTCCTCCTGCTGCAGAACTACTTCGAGCAGGGCCGGGCGCCCGAGGGCCTGTACCAGATGTGGACGATGCCGATCGAGATGGCGTTCTACGTGGTGCTGCCGGCGCTGGCCTGGCTGCTGCACCGCTGGACGCGCCTGGGCGGGCCCGCGGCCAACCGGCCACTGCGGCTGCTGGCCGGCATCGCCGTGCTGCCGGTCGTCTCGGTGCTCAGCGTGGTCCTCACGCACACGCTGGAGCAGCCGCAGCTCGCCCTGTGGCTGCCGCACCACCTCATCTACTTCGCCGCCGGGATGGCGATGGCGGTGCTGTCGGTGTGGATCAAGGAGCACAGGGCGGTGGACGCGCTCGCGCCGCAGCTCCTCGTGCTGGCGCTGCTGATGTACGTGGTGCTGAGCACCGAGCTGGCCGGGCCGCGCACCCTCACCCTGCCCGACATGGGGCAGTCGCTGTGGCGGATGGCGCTGGAGACCGCGGTGGCCGTCCTCGTGGTGGCGCCGTTCGCGCTGGCCTCGCGGCACGACTCGTTGCGCCACCGCGTGCTGGGCAACCCGGTGACCGCCTACCTTGGCCGCATCTCCTACAGCTTCTTCCTCTGGCACGCGCCGGTGATCACGCTGTACTACAAGGCGACCGGCACCGAGGCGTTCAGCGGCGACTTCGTGAAGGTGGCGATCCTGACCTTCGCCGGCACGATGCTGGTCAGCGTGGCCAGCTACCACCTCATCGAGGAGAACGCCCTGCGGCTCACCGGGCGCTCGTCAGCACCGGCTCCGCCTCCCGAAGCTCCGGCGTCACGTCCGGCGGCTCCTGTTCCGTGA
- a CDS encoding class I SAM-dependent methyltransferase, which yields MSRRADLARSIRLFRAFRSEQSDGDGYYTTLAADTATLLRQYTDLADRLVLDVGGGPGYFATEFRRHGARCVCVDVDAGELAGQGAPGGGLLGSALDLPLQDSTVDVCFSSNVLEHVPEPWRMASEMVRVTRPGGLVFLAYTNWLSPWGGHETSPWHYLGGHRAAQKYQEKYGKPPKNHYGLSLYPVSVADGLRWAARERQVELVDAFPRYLPWWYRPMLKVPIVREFATWNLVLVLRKRPPRRP from the coding sequence ATGTCCAGGCGAGCCGACCTGGCGCGGTCCATCCGGCTGTTCCGGGCGTTCCGCTCCGAGCAGAGCGACGGCGACGGCTACTACACGACCCTCGCCGCCGACACCGCCACGCTGCTGCGGCAGTACACGGACCTCGCCGACCGGCTCGTGCTGGACGTGGGCGGCGGCCCAGGATACTTCGCCACGGAGTTCCGCCGCCACGGCGCGCGGTGCGTGTGCGTGGACGTGGACGCCGGCGAGCTGGCCGGACAGGGCGCGCCCGGCGGCGGCCTGCTCGGCAGCGCCCTGGACCTGCCGCTCCAGGACTCCACCGTGGACGTCTGCTTCTCCTCGAACGTGCTGGAGCACGTGCCCGAGCCGTGGCGGATGGCCTCGGAGATGGTCCGGGTGACCAGGCCCGGCGGGCTGGTCTTCCTCGCGTACACCAACTGGCTCTCCCCCTGGGGCGGACACGAGACGTCGCCCTGGCACTACCTGGGCGGCCACCGAGCTGCCCAGAAATATCAGGAAAAGTACGGCAAGCCACCGAAGAACCACTATGGGCTGAGCCTCTACCCCGTCTCGGTCGCCGACGGCCTGCGCTGGGCCGCCCGCGAGCGGCAGGTGGAGCTGGTCGACGCTTTCCCCCGCTACCTGCCCTGGTGGTACCGCCCGATGCTCAAGGTCCCGATCGTCAGGGAGTTCGCCACGTGGAACCTGGTCCTGGTCCTGAGAAAGCGCCCCCCGCGGCGTCCGTGA
- a CDS encoding DUF3068 domain-containing protein — MGRISTLVLIGVGAFFIALAPLLKFWAAEKIISAPADQFGISRLEAKGAQYFSRQDLKVLTADLDIIVTTRGDVKEANSSRVVWDEATVVNDVTNGRRQIDLSERRSAFDKYTGEGLNCCGVNVGKAPVTLEGQIYKFPFGTEKKTYKVFNSTAQKAFDAQFVREDSVNGLPVYVFEQTVPPTKTQTLTAPASVLGMDDTGDVQVDRWYDGKVTFWIEPATGAPVRQEQQRHEVLKTQDGVERSPAFVATAKMTDKTVDGLVASAQEGKSQINLLTTVIPLVLLVVGVALVLLGVLLGRRSTT; from the coding sequence ATGGGTCGTATCTCCACGCTCGTCCTCATCGGGGTCGGCGCCTTCTTCATCGCGCTGGCGCCGCTGCTGAAGTTCTGGGCGGCCGAGAAGATCATCTCCGCCCCGGCGGACCAGTTCGGCATCTCGCGCCTGGAGGCCAAGGGGGCCCAGTACTTCTCGCGCCAGGACCTCAAGGTGCTCACCGCCGACCTGGACATCATCGTCACCACCCGCGGTGACGTGAAGGAGGCCAACTCCAGCCGGGTGGTCTGGGACGAGGCCACCGTGGTCAACGACGTGACCAACGGCCGGCGCCAGATCGACCTGAGCGAGCGGCGCAGCGCCTTCGACAAGTACACCGGCGAGGGCCTGAACTGCTGCGGCGTCAACGTCGGCAAGGCTCCCGTGACGCTCGAGGGCCAGATCTACAAGTTCCCCTTCGGCACCGAGAAGAAGACCTACAAGGTCTTCAACTCCACGGCCCAGAAGGCGTTCGACGCGCAGTTCGTCCGCGAGGACTCCGTCAACGGCCTGCCCGTCTACGTCTTCGAGCAGACCGTGCCGCCCACCAAGACGCAGACCCTGACCGCGCCGGCCTCCGTGCTGGGCATGGACGACACCGGTGACGTGCAGGTGGACCGCTGGTACGACGGCAAGGTCACCTTCTGGATCGAGCCCGCCACCGGAGCCCCGGTCAGGCAGGAGCAGCAGCGGCACGAGGTGCTCAAGACCCAGGACGGCGTCGAGCGCTCGCCGGCCTTCGTCGCCACGGCCAAGATGACCGACAAGACCGTGGACGGGCTGGTCGCCTCGGCCCAGGAGGGCAAGAGCCAGATCAACCTGCTGACGACCGTCATCCCGCTCGTGCTGCTCGTCGTGGGCGTCGCCCTGGTGCTGCTCGGCGTCCTGCTGGGCCGCCGCAGCACGACCTGA